In Serratia sp. FDAARGOS_506, a genomic segment contains:
- the yejK gene encoding nucleoid-associated protein YejK, which produces MSLDIDQIALHQLVKRDEQTLDVVLRDSLLPTNAAVEEMMAELHRVYSAKSKALGLFNEGSELAEALRTCRKDDKDFLAFSRAATGRLRDELAKYPFAEGGVVLFGQYRYLAVEYLLIAVLNSRNSMRVNEELDINTTHYLDINNADIVARIDLTEWETNPESTRYLTFLRGRVGRKVADFFMDFLAASEGLDTKAQNRGLLQAVDDYCADAQLDKNERQSVRQQVYSYCNEQLQAGEEIELQALSQELSPVGEKNFMQFSSEQGYELEESFPADRGTLRQLTKFAGSGGGISLNFDAMLLGERIFWDAATDTLTIKGTPPNLRDQLQRRTGSGK; this is translated from the coding sequence ATGAGTCTGGATATCGACCAGATCGCTCTGCATCAGTTGGTGAAACGCGACGAGCAAACGCTGGACGTGGTGCTGCGCGATTCCTTGCTTCCCACCAACGCGGCGGTGGAAGAAATGATGGCGGAACTGCATCGCGTCTACAGCGCCAAGAGCAAGGCTTTAGGCCTGTTCAACGAAGGCAGCGAACTGGCGGAAGCGCTGCGCACTTGCCGCAAGGACGATAAAGACTTTCTGGCCTTCAGCCGCGCGGCGACCGGCCGCCTGCGCGACGAACTGGCGAAGTATCCGTTCGCCGAGGGCGGCGTGGTGCTGTTCGGCCAATACCGTTATCTGGCGGTGGAATACCTGCTGATCGCGGTGTTGAACAGCCGTAACAGCATGCGCGTCAACGAAGAGCTGGATATCAACACCACGCACTATCTGGACATCAACAACGCCGATATCGTTGCGCGTATCGATCTGACCGAATGGGAAACCAACCCGGAATCGACCCGTTACCTGACTTTCCTGCGCGGGCGTGTGGGCCGCAAGGTCGCCGACTTCTTCATGGACTTCCTGGCGGCGTCCGAAGGGTTGGACACCAAGGCGCAAAACCGCGGGTTGCTGCAGGCGGTAGATGACTATTGCGCCGATGCGCAGCTGGACAAGAACGAGCGCCAGTCGGTGCGCCAGCAGGTGTACAGCTACTGCAACGAACAGCTGCAGGCGGGCGAAGAGATTGAACTGCAGGCGCTGTCGCAGGAGCTGTCGCCGGTTGGCGAGAAAAACTTCATGCAGTTCTCCAGCGAGCAAGGGTATGAGCTGGAAGAGAGTTTCCCGGCGGATCGCGGCACGCTGCGTCAGCTGACCAAATTCGCCGGCAGCGGTGGCGGCATCAGCCTGAACTTCGATGCCATGCTGCTTGGCGAGCGCATTTTCTGGGATGCGGCCACCGACACGCTGACTATCAAAGGCACGCCGCCCAACCTGCGCGATCAGCTGCAGCGCCGGACCGGCAGCGGCAAGTAA
- a CDS encoding YejL family protein produces the protein MPQSSRYSDEHVEQLLSELVNVLEKHHTPTDLSLMVLGNMVTNLINTSVAPAQRKTLARSFAEALQASVREDKAH, from the coding sequence ATGCCACAATCATCCCGTTACAGTGACGAACACGTTGAACAACTGCTCTCAGAGCTGGTCAATGTTCTGGAAAAACACCATACCCCCACCGATCTTTCCCTGATGGTGCTGGGCAACATGGTCACTAATTTGATCAACACCAGCGTTGCCCCCGCGCAGCGGAAAACCCTGGCGAGATCGTTCGCGGAAGCCCTGCAGGCTTCTGTCCGTGAAGATAAAGCGCATTAA
- the yejM gene encoding LPS biosynthesis-modulating metalloenzyme YejM — protein sequence MVTNRQRYREKVSQMISWGHWFALFNILLALGLGSRYLFVTDWPASLLGRVYALVSLLGHFSFIVFAGYLLVIFPLTFVVMSQRLLRFISAALATAGLTLLLVDSEVFSHFHLHLNPVVWDLVVNPDQSELSRDWQLMFICVPVIFLVEMLFGTWSWQKLRSLNRRRFGKPLAALFISAFFASHLIYIWADANFYRPITMQRANLPLSYPMTARKFLEKHGLLDQQEYERRLVQQGNPEAVAVEYPLSDLSYGDKGSGYNLLMIVVDGIRAKDVAQDMPALTRFAQENVRFSDHYSSGNHADTGLFGLFYGISPTYLDSVLAGRKPSALINALSDQGYQLGLFSSDGFNASLYRQALLTDFSLPTPAPQSDAQTTQQWQRWLADQGDKEPWFSYINFSGAEPADGAKTPAPADFIQRYRTGAQDVDAQITQVLDTLKQRGLLDKTVVVITAEHGVEFNDSGKDQWGAGSAFNQAQLQVPLVIHWPGTPAQTISKLTGHNDVMRTLMQRLLHVKTAPKDYSQGEDLFTAQRRNNWIATGDGNQLVITTPTQTLMLDNSGNYRVYDQNGEEIKDEKPQLALLLQVLTDVKRFIAN from the coding sequence ATGGTGACAAACCGTCAGCGTTATCGTGAAAAAGTCTCCCAGATGATCAGCTGGGGGCACTGGTTCGCCTTATTCAACATTCTGCTCGCCCTTGGGCTGGGCAGCCGCTACCTGTTTGTCACCGACTGGCCCGCCTCCCTGCTGGGCCGGGTTTATGCCCTGGTCAGCCTGCTGGGGCATTTCAGCTTTATCGTGTTCGCCGGCTATTTGCTGGTGATCTTCCCGCTCACCTTCGTGGTGATGTCGCAGCGGCTGCTGCGATTTATTTCCGCCGCGTTGGCCACCGCTGGGCTCACACTGTTGCTGGTCGACAGCGAAGTGTTCTCCCATTTCCACCTGCACCTCAATCCGGTGGTGTGGGATCTGGTGGTCAACCCGGACCAAAGCGAGCTTTCACGCGACTGGCAGCTGATGTTTATCTGCGTGCCGGTGATCTTCCTGGTGGAGATGCTGTTCGGCACCTGGAGCTGGCAGAAGCTGCGCAGCCTGAATCGCCGCCGTTTCGGCAAGCCGCTGGCGGCGCTGTTTATCAGCGCCTTTTTCGCTTCGCACCTGATTTATATCTGGGCTGACGCCAACTTCTATCGCCCGATCACCATGCAGCGGGCCAACCTGCCGCTCTCGTACCCGATGACCGCGCGCAAGTTCCTCGAAAAACATGGCCTGCTCGACCAGCAAGAGTATGAGCGCCGCCTGGTGCAACAAGGCAACCCGGAAGCGGTGGCGGTGGAATATCCGCTCAGCGATCTCAGCTACGGCGATAAAGGCAGCGGCTATAACCTGCTGATGATCGTGGTGGACGGCATCCGCGCCAAAGACGTGGCGCAAGACATGCCGGCGCTGACGCGCTTCGCCCAGGAAAACGTGCGTTTCAGCGATCACTACAGTTCAGGCAACCATGCCGATACCGGGCTGTTCGGCCTGTTCTACGGCATTTCCCCAACCTATCTGGACAGCGTGCTCGCCGGCCGCAAGCCGTCAGCGCTGATCAATGCGCTCAGCGATCAAGGCTACCAGCTGGGGTTGTTCTCCTCCGACGGCTTCAACGCCAGCCTGTACCGTCAGGCCCTGTTGACCGACTTCTCACTGCCGACGCCGGCGCCGCAAAGCGACGCGCAAACCACGCAGCAATGGCAACGTTGGCTGGCGGATCAGGGCGACAAAGAGCCGTGGTTCTCCTATATCAACTTCAGCGGCGCCGAGCCGGCCGACGGTGCCAAAACCCCGGCGCCGGCCGACTTTATCCAACGCTATCGCACCGGCGCGCAAGACGTGGACGCCCAGATAACCCAGGTGCTGGACACCCTGAAACAGCGCGGCCTATTGGATAAAACCGTGGTGGTGATCACCGCCGAGCACGGCGTCGAATTCAACGACAGCGGCAAAGATCAGTGGGGGGCCGGCTCCGCCTTCAATCAGGCGCAGTTGCAGGTACCTTTGGTGATCCATTGGCCGGGCACCCCGGCACAGACCATCAGCAAGCTGACCGGCCATAACGACGTGATGCGCACCTTGATGCAACGGTTACTGCACGTGAAGACCGCGCCGAAAGATTATTCGCAGGGCGAAGATCTGTTCACCGCCCAGCGCCGCAACAACTGGATCGCCACCGGCGATGGCAACCAGCTGGTGATCACCACGCCGACACAAACGCTGATGCTGGACAACAGCGGCAACTATCGCGTCTACGATCAGAACGGCGAAGAGATAAAAGACGAGAAACCGCAGCTTGCTCTGCTGTTGCAGGTGCTGACCGATGTAAAACGCTTTATCGCCAACTAA
- the ttrA gene encoding tetrathionate reductase subunit TtrA, whose protein sequence is MAKLTRRQWLKVGLAFGGLSAFGLSYREVAKRAIDGLIHGTSGRVTLDRINGNSLPPEGRAMPEWQGNPQQAISMTQCFGCWTQCGVRVRVDRQTGRVLRIAGNPYHPLSQERHVDSALPLQDALAQLGGESGLDARSTACARGATLLEGLYSPLRVLEPMKRVGKRGEGKWQRISFEQLIAEVVEGGDLFGEGHVDGLRAIRDLETPIDARRPGLGPKANQLLVTNAGDDGRDSFLRRFAQNSFGSKNFGAHGAYCGLAYRAGSGALMNDLDKNPHVKPDWEQVEFALFMGTSPAQSGNPFKRQARQLASARLRSEFRYAVVAPALPLTTTLADDHGHWIPVLPGTDSALAMAMIRWILDNRRYQAGYLAIPSEAAMQRAGEKSWTNATHLVIAESEHPLAGQHLTLAHLNGVESASPLVVNGAGELVPAEACDRAELWVTRTVTLHDGAQVAVKSGFQCLKEAADKLSPEAYSRQCGVPVARIAALAEAFTAHGRKAAVIAHGGMMAANGFYNTWAVMMLNVLIGNLSLEGGVFVGGGKFNGFAEGPRYNLVDFPGLVKPKGLNIARSKAAYEASDEYREKVAAGVSPWPARAPWYPFVAGQLTELLTSALAGYPYGLKAWISNMTNPLYGIAGLRGVAEERLKDPARLPLFIAIDAFINETTALADYIIPDTHNFESWGFSAPWGGVASKATTARWPVVTPATAKTAQGQPISMEAFCIAVAKRLALPGFGDRAVGDGQGGLLPLNRAEDYYLRAAANVAFAGKAPVPAARAEELALCGVDRLLPQLAQTLRADEIDRVAFIYSRGGRFADHDSGRRDGSVGNRWEKPLQIWNAEVAKHRYAITGERFSGCPTCYPARLSDGRAVEELYPERQWPLRLMSFKSNVMSSSTAVIRRLHDVKPVNLVALNPADGVRFGIQHGDWVSISTPGGSREVQISLLAGVMPGVIAVEHGYGHREMGASQHYLDGEPLAMDERIAAGINLNDLGFADPTREVPNTWLDWVTGAAVRQGIPAAIVKLSA, encoded by the coding sequence ATGGCTAAACTCACCCGGCGTCAGTGGTTGAAAGTGGGCCTGGCCTTCGGCGGGCTGTCCGCTTTTGGCCTGAGCTATCGCGAGGTCGCCAAACGGGCGATCGACGGTTTGATTCACGGCACCTCAGGGCGGGTGACGTTGGATCGCATCAACGGCAACTCCCTGCCGCCCGAAGGGCGGGCAATGCCGGAATGGCAAGGCAATCCGCAGCAGGCCATCTCGATGACCCAGTGTTTCGGCTGTTGGACGCAGTGCGGCGTGCGGGTTCGGGTGGACAGGCAGACTGGCCGGGTATTGCGCATTGCCGGCAATCCTTATCATCCGCTGTCTCAGGAACGGCACGTTGACTCGGCCTTGCCGCTGCAGGACGCGTTGGCGCAGCTGGGTGGCGAGAGCGGCCTCGACGCCCGTTCCACCGCCTGCGCACGCGGCGCCACGCTGCTGGAGGGGCTTTACAGCCCGCTGCGCGTGCTGGAGCCGATGAAGCGCGTCGGCAAACGCGGCGAGGGCAAGTGGCAGCGCATCAGCTTTGAGCAGCTGATCGCTGAAGTGGTGGAGGGCGGTGATCTGTTCGGCGAGGGGCATGTGGACGGCCTGCGGGCGATCCGCGACCTGGAAACGCCGATCGACGCCCGGCGGCCGGGGCTGGGGCCGAAAGCCAACCAGCTGCTGGTGACCAACGCCGGTGACGACGGGCGCGACAGCTTCCTGCGGCGCTTCGCCCAGAACAGTTTCGGCAGCAAAAACTTCGGTGCGCACGGCGCTTACTGTGGGCTGGCCTACCGTGCCGGCTCCGGTGCATTGATGAACGATCTGGACAAGAACCCGCATGTGAAACCGGACTGGGAACAGGTCGAATTCGCGCTGTTTATGGGCACCTCGCCGGCGCAGTCCGGCAACCCGTTCAAGCGCCAGGCTCGACAGTTGGCCAGCGCCAGATTGCGCAGCGAGTTCCGCTATGCGGTGGTGGCGCCGGCGCTGCCGCTGACCACCACGCTGGCGGACGATCATGGCCATTGGATCCCGGTGCTGCCGGGCACCGATTCGGCGCTGGCGATGGCGATGATCCGTTGGATCCTCGACAACCGGCGTTATCAGGCCGGTTATCTCGCCATCCCGTCGGAGGCCGCTATGCAGCGTGCCGGCGAGAAGAGCTGGACCAATGCCACGCATCTGGTGATCGCCGAGAGCGAGCACCCGTTGGCGGGGCAGCATCTGACGCTGGCCCATCTAAACGGCGTCGAGTCGGCGTCGCCGCTGGTGGTCAACGGCGCGGGGGAACTGGTGCCGGCCGAGGCATGCGACCGCGCCGAACTGTGGGTAACCCGCACGGTGACGCTGCACGACGGCGCGCAGGTGGCGGTGAAGAGCGGCTTCCAGTGCCTGAAAGAGGCCGCCGACAAACTGTCGCCGGAAGCGTATAGCCGGCAATGCGGCGTGCCGGTGGCGCGCATCGCGGCGCTGGCCGAGGCCTTTACCGCCCATGGGCGCAAGGCGGCGGTGATCGCTCATGGCGGGATGATGGCGGCGAACGGATTTTACAATACCTGGGCGGTGATGATGCTCAACGTGCTGATCGGTAACCTTAGCCTGGAGGGGGGAGTGTTCGTCGGCGGCGGTAAATTCAATGGTTTCGCCGAGGGGCCGCGCTATAACCTGGTCGATTTTCCCGGCCTGGTAAAACCGAAAGGGCTGAATATCGCGCGCAGCAAGGCCGCCTATGAAGCCTCCGACGAATACCGCGAAAAAGTGGCGGCGGGTGTTTCACCCTGGCCGGCCAGGGCACCCTGGTATCCGTTCGTTGCCGGGCAGTTGACCGAGCTGCTGACGTCGGCGCTGGCGGGTTATCCGTACGGGCTCAAAGCCTGGATCTCGAACATGACCAACCCCCTGTACGGTATTGCCGGGTTGCGCGGCGTGGCGGAGGAGCGGCTTAAAGATCCGGCGCGTTTACCGCTGTTTATCGCCATCGATGCGTTTATCAACGAAACGACGGCGCTGGCCGACTATATCATCCCGGATACCCATAACTTTGAGAGTTGGGGATTCAGCGCCCCCTGGGGCGGCGTCGCCAGCAAGGCCACCACCGCGCGTTGGCCGGTAGTGACGCCGGCGACCGCGAAAACGGCGCAAGGGCAGCCGATCTCCATGGAGGCGTTTTGCATCGCCGTCGCCAAACGCCTGGCGCTGCCAGGGTTCGGCGATCGCGCTGTCGGCGACGGCCAGGGCGGGCTGCTGCCGCTCAACCGTGCTGAGGATTACTATCTGCGCGCTGCCGCCAACGTGGCGTTTGCCGGCAAGGCGCCGGTGCCGGCCGCGAGGGCGGAAGAGCTGGCGCTGTGCGGCGTTGATCGCTTGTTGCCGCAGCTTGCGCAGACGCTGCGCGCCGATGAAATCGATCGCGTGGCGTTTATCTACAGCCGCGGCGGCCGCTTCGCCGATCATGACAGCGGCCGCCGCGACGGCAGCGTGGGCAACCGTTGGGAGAAGCCGCTGCAGATCTGGAATGCGGAAGTGGCGAAGCACCGGTATGCTATCACCGGCGAGCGTTTCAGCGGCTGCCCCACCTGCTACCCGGCACGTTTGTCGGACGGTCGCGCGGTGGAAGAGCTCTACCCCGAGCGGCAGTGGCCGCTGCGGTTGATGTCCTTCAAATCCAATGTGATGAGCAGCTCCACCGCGGTGATCCGGCGCCTGCACGACGTGAAGCCGGTGAACCTGGTGGCCCTGAACCCGGCGGATGGGGTGCGTTTCGGCATTCAACACGGCGATTGGGTGAGCATCAGTACGCCGGGCGGCAGCCGGGAGGTGCAGATTAGCTTGCTGGCGGGGGTGATGCCCGGTGTGATCGCGGTGGAACATGGCTATGGTCACCGGGAGATGGGCGCCAGCCAGCACTACCTGGACGGCGAACCGCTGGCGATGGATGAGCGCATTGCCGCCGGCATCAACCTTAACGATTTGGGCTTTGCCGATCCTACGCGCGAAGTGCCGAACACCTGGCTGGATTGGGTGACCGGAGCGGCGGTGCGCCAGGGTATTCCGGCGGCGATCGTTAAACTTTCCGCGTAA
- the ttrC gene encoding tetrathionate reductase subunit TtrC, with amino-acid sequence MSRQLMIAEVLSQPQAVSWLPWAVQYFFFIGIAACAALLACVWRWRGGDNAAHLERTALFIGLTCAITAPLALTADLHQTARFWHFYAYPTPWSWMPWGALFLPLFTLLIGLWFIAIEFTRLTGRPVALLRGIAPACAVVAIGLLLYTGREVSVVRARPIWFSYGFPIVMFLSALQALLALLLLAMRKRPCLQAPLARGTLLTLLLLGGAILLWVCGDTLSGAAVRHWLHTQATARQYAAGWIALWALTLACAAWVAYRRLPRGGALLLVAGALGLNWLMRWTLLIEVQIVPKYNASYYPYSLPLGTDGLLAIVGTFGLWLALMIMVREAQAFLLRRKQHG; translated from the coding sequence ATGAGCCGCCAACTGATGATCGCAGAAGTGCTGAGCCAGCCGCAGGCGGTGAGTTGGCTGCCGTGGGCCGTGCAATATTTCTTTTTTATCGGCATCGCCGCCTGCGCCGCGCTGCTGGCCTGCGTGTGGCGCTGGCGCGGTGGGGATAACGCCGCACATCTGGAGCGCACGGCGCTGTTTATTGGGCTGACGTGCGCCATCACCGCGCCGCTGGCGTTGACCGCTGACCTGCACCAAACCGCCCGTTTCTGGCATTTCTACGCTTATCCGACGCCCTGGTCGTGGATGCCGTGGGGGGCGTTGTTCTTGCCGCTGTTTACCTTGCTGATCGGCCTGTGGTTTATCGCGATCGAATTTACGCGGCTGACGGGCAGACCGGTTGCGTTGTTGCGTGGGATCGCACCTGCCTGCGCGGTGGTGGCTATCGGCCTGCTGTTATACACCGGGCGTGAGGTTTCCGTTGTGCGCGCCCGTCCCATCTGGTTCAGCTACGGATTTCCGATCGTGATGTTCCTCAGCGCACTGCAGGCGCTCTTGGCCCTGTTGCTGTTGGCGATGCGCAAACGGCCCTGCCTGCAAGCGCCGCTGGCGCGCGGGACACTGCTGACGCTGTTGCTGCTCGGCGGGGCGATCCTGCTGTGGGTGTGCGGCGATACGCTATCCGGCGCGGCGGTTCGCCACTGGCTGCATACGCAGGCGACGGCGCGTCAGTATGCCGCCGGGTGGATCGCGCTGTGGGCACTGACGCTGGCGTGCGCCGCCTGGGTTGCCTATCGACGTTTGCCGCGCGGTGGCGCGCTGCTGCTGGTGGCCGGCGCGCTGGGGTTGAACTGGTTAATGCGCTGGACGCTGTTGATCGAGGTGCAAATCGTCCCGAAATACAACGCGTCTTATTACCCCTATAGCCTGCCGCTGGGTACCGATGGTTTGCTGGCGATCGTCGGCACCTTCGGGCTGTGGCTGGCGTTAATGATCATGGTGCGCGAAGCACAGGCGTTTTTACTGCGGAGAAAACAACATGGCTAA
- the ttrB gene encoding tetrathionate reductase subunit TtrB, whose amino-acid sequence MDFGKRQFLQRLGVLTAGASLIPMAEAGLAWAPTRREGDIRRRYAMLIDLRRCVGCQACTVSCAIENQTPHGEFRTTVNQYQVSLEGEEVATNVLLPRLCNHCDNPPCVPVCPVQATFQREDGIVVVDNKRCVGCAYCVQACPYDARFINHATQTADKCTFCVHRLEAGLLPACVESCVGGARIIGDMRDPHSTLSKLLRRYEAEIKVLKPENQTAPHVFYLGLDDAFVTPLPGRAQVALWGEGR is encoded by the coding sequence ATGGATTTCGGTAAACGGCAGTTTTTGCAGCGGCTGGGCGTGTTGACGGCGGGGGCTTCGCTGATCCCCATGGCGGAAGCCGGGCTGGCGTGGGCGCCGACGCGGCGCGAGGGGGATATTCGCCGCCGCTACGCGATGCTGATCGATTTACGGCGCTGCGTCGGGTGCCAGGCCTGTACCGTCAGCTGCGCCATTGAAAACCAGACGCCGCACGGTGAATTTCGCACCACGGTAAACCAGTATCAGGTCAGCCTCGAAGGGGAGGAAGTAGCGACCAACGTGCTGCTGCCCAGGCTGTGCAACCACTGCGACAACCCGCCCTGCGTGCCGGTATGCCCGGTGCAGGCCACCTTCCAGCGCGAGGACGGGATCGTGGTGGTCGACAACAAACGCTGCGTGGGATGCGCCTATTGTGTGCAGGCCTGTCCGTACGATGCCCGTTTTATCAATCACGCTACGCAAACCGCGGATAAGTGCACTTTCTGCGTACATCGGCTGGAGGCGGGATTGCTGCCGGCGTGCGTGGAGTCGTGCGTGGGAGGGGCGCGGATCATCGGCGACATGCGCGATCCGCACAGCACGCTAAGCAAGCTGCTGCGGCGCTACGAGGCCGAGATCAAAGTCCTCAAGCCGGAAAACCAAACCGCGCCTCATGTGTTCTATCTGGGGCTGGATGACGCCTTCGTCACGCCGCTGCCGGGGCGGGCGCAGGTCGCCTTATGGGGGGAGGGACGATGA
- the ttrS gene encoding tetrathionate respiration histidine kinase TtrS, translated as MLLLLLTFGWGAAAQAGEWSVGVLAMRGDAATARDWQPLIDRLNGSVSGERFRLQPLDLAQMRDAVNQGSVQFVVTNPAQFVQLNSHYHLRWLASLRAANGDRETGNIIGSVILVRRDSDITTPQTLMGKTVGAIDPQAFGGYLTGYKALSDAGIRPERDFHLRFTGFPADALLYLLRERAIQAAIVPVCLLEKMDKEGLINPADFRPLLQQAASVPCVTSTPLYPNWSFAALPGLDNSLVDAVARALLTAPPQSPFQWGAPASTSEVEALLRAVNQHPEQRRLWLDIKSWLIQHQTAVGLSLAVLALLIVNHIWIALQVRRRGRQLLHAGEQLRRQEQALENARQLNVLGEMASGFAHELNQPLAAIRHYAQGCLIQLSKTDAEHPLLGPLENIDRQAQRGGETIHNLRQWAQPTAEAIDQTRWRPTAVNETAERVWALLRLTQRYPDLKLFNNVTPSLTLTLPPALLEQLLANLLLNAAQAGANAIWLSAAASERAIELHLQDNAGGMTTAVLEQAFRPFNTTKAGGMGLGLAICRRLARYGGGEIRLANRPAPDCRNGLCVTLHFILNNEENHAANSSGGR; from the coding sequence GTGTTATTACTGCTGCTCACCTTCGGTTGGGGTGCAGCGGCACAGGCGGGAGAGTGGTCGGTCGGCGTGCTGGCGATGCGCGGCGATGCGGCGACCGCGCGAGACTGGCAGCCGCTGATCGACAGGCTCAACGGCAGCGTCAGCGGTGAACGCTTTCGCCTGCAGCCGCTCGATCTGGCGCAAATGCGCGATGCGGTCAATCAGGGCAGCGTGCAGTTCGTGGTCACTAATCCGGCGCAGTTTGTGCAGCTGAACAGCCACTACCACCTGCGCTGGCTGGCGTCGTTGCGCGCCGCCAACGGCGATCGGGAGACGGGCAACATCATTGGCAGCGTGATTCTGGTGCGGCGCGACAGTGACATCACGACGCCGCAGACGCTGATGGGCAAAACGGTGGGCGCCATCGATCCGCAGGCCTTCGGCGGCTATCTGACCGGTTATAAGGCGCTCAGCGACGCCGGCATACGGCCCGAGCGCGATTTTCACCTGCGCTTTACCGGTTTCCCTGCCGACGCCCTGCTCTATCTGTTGCGCGAACGCGCCATCCAGGCCGCCATCGTCCCCGTCTGCCTGCTGGAGAAAATGGATAAGGAAGGCCTGATCAATCCGGCGGATTTTCGCCCGCTGTTGCAACAGGCCGCGTCGGTTCCCTGCGTTACCAGCACGCCGCTTTACCCCAACTGGTCGTTCGCCGCCCTGCCCGGCCTGGATAACTCACTGGTGGATGCGGTGGCGAGAGCCTTGCTGACCGCACCGCCGCAGTCTCCCTTTCAGTGGGGCGCACCGGCCTCGACCAGCGAGGTGGAAGCGCTGCTGCGCGCCGTCAATCAGCACCCGGAACAGCGGCGGCTGTGGCTGGATATCAAGAGCTGGCTGATCCAGCATCAGACGGCCGTTGGCCTGTCGCTGGCGGTACTGGCGCTGTTGATCGTCAACCATATCTGGATCGCGCTGCAGGTACGCCGGCGCGGGCGACAGCTGCTCCATGCCGGAGAGCAACTGCGGCGGCAGGAGCAGGCGCTGGAGAACGCCAGGCAGTTGAACGTGCTGGGGGAGATGGCCTCCGGCTTCGCACACGAACTCAATCAACCGCTGGCGGCTATTCGCCACTATGCGCAGGGATGCCTGATCCAACTGAGCAAAACGGACGCCGAGCATCCTCTGCTGGGGCCGCTGGAAAACATCGACCGACAGGCGCAGCGCGGCGGCGAGACGATTCATAACCTGCGCCAGTGGGCACAGCCCACCGCTGAGGCGATAGACCAAACGCGCTGGCGGCCCACCGCGGTAAACGAAACCGCCGAGCGGGTGTGGGCGCTGCTGCGCCTGACGCAGCGCTATCCCGACCTGAAACTGTTTAACAACGTGACGCCTTCGCTGACGCTAACCCTGCCGCCGGCGCTGCTGGAGCAGCTGCTGGCGAACCTGCTGCTGAATGCGGCGCAGGCCGGAGCCAATGCCATCTGGCTTTCCGCCGCCGCGAGCGAACGGGCGATTGAGTTGCATCTGCAGGACAACGCGGGAGGTATGACAACGGCCGTGCTGGAACAGGCTTTTCGCCCCTTCAACACCACCAAAGCCGGCGGCATGGGGTTGGGATTAGCTATTTGCCGGCGCCTGGCCCGCTATGGCGGTGGTGAAATCCGCCTGGCTAACCGCCCCGCACCCGACTGCCGCAATGGGCTGTGCGTAACGCTGCATTTCATATTGAACAATGAGGAAAACCATGCCGCTAATTCATCTGGTGGACGATGA
- the ttrR gene encoding tetrathionate respiration response regulator TtrR, with translation MPLIHLVDDDVAVTDACHFLLTSLGHDVQCWNDSTDFLAQADLFQTGIVLLDMRMPKLDGHQVYGELRQRGSTLAVVFLSGHGDVPMAVEQMKYGAVDFLQKPIAAEPLIAALERAKNISAEAWQRHETLGRYRTLTPKEREIAHLVVRGMMNREMAEQLNIALRTVEVHRAKVMEKMQAASLAELVIQLQALPPTPRE, from the coding sequence ATGCCGCTAATTCATCTGGTGGACGATGACGTCGCCGTCACCGATGCCTGCCATTTTTTGCTGACCAGCCTCGGCCACGACGTGCAGTGCTGGAATGACAGCACCGACTTTTTGGCGCAGGCCGACCTGTTTCAGACCGGGATTGTCTTGCTGGACATGCGGATGCCGAAACTCGATGGCCACCAGGTTTACGGGGAGTTGCGCCAGCGCGGCAGCACGCTGGCGGTGGTGTTCCTGTCCGGCCATGGCGACGTGCCGATGGCGGTGGAGCAGATGAAGTACGGCGCAGTGGACTTCCTGCAAAAACCGATCGCCGCAGAGCCGCTGATCGCCGCCCTTGAACGGGCGAAGAACATCTCCGCCGAAGCCTGGCAACGCCATGAAACCCTCGGCCGCTATCGCACGCTCACGCCGAAAGAACGCGAGATCGCGCATCTGGTGGTGCGGGGCATGATGAATCGGGAAATGGCGGAGCAGCTGAATATCGCGCTGCGCACTGTGGAGGTTCACCGGGCGAAAGTTATGGAAAAAATGCAGGCCGCCAGCCTCGCCGAATTGGTGATTCAGCTGCAGGCTCTGCCGCCCACGCCCCGGGAGTGA